The DNA segment AGATATCATTGACATGGATATCTTATCCGATCCAAACACCCCTGCGACGCATGTTGTAGTAGGTATTGATTGGGGGGCCCAATGTACAGTTACGTGCGAGTATGAGAATATTGAGAATGATGACGTTTCGGCTGTTAGGGCGGATGTAGGTGTCGAGCTTGGAAACCTTAGGGATATTCTTCTTGCACAGGGAGCGACAAGTGTCTACGTTGATGATAGGAAGGGGGAAGTTAAAAGTGGAAGGCTTTCTTATAAATGTAGGGCCGACGTTTTGATTACAAACGAAAATAGCCCCCACACATTCGAAGGAGCGCTTGGGCTAGCGAAGTCTTTACCCGCACTTGTGAAAAATACTAGCGATGGTAATGGGGTCCCACTCAAATACTATCTCTTGCCTGTAGAAACTATCAGAAAAAAGTTCAATGTCAAGGCAACTGAAAACATGATGATATACAAGGAAGTTGACGAATGTACAAATCAGAAAATTGCACTGGTCttagaaaagataaaagaaagaagcCAAAAGATATACGACATATATCATGACATAAAGCTTAATCGTGCATTATTGTCTGATGAAATCCTTAGGAGAATTGATATGGTTTGGGGAGATTCTTTGTTTGTGCAAGAATCTCGTTTTAAAACCGATCTCCAGGAAATAGTTAAAAGGATGAGATTGGGAGAAGATAAATCGAGTGTCCTTGAAAAGTTCCTGAGTAAAGTGGACTCTGAAGAATTGTCTGCTTTAAAATACGAAGAGGAATTTGGACCGTGCCTGAAGAAAGTCAGGGTTATCAGGTCGATGCTTAGCAAGGGGATCAAATACGTCGGTAGGAACGATGAACTAGTTTTATATGCGAAAGAAAACACTTTCGTTTTCTACATCCCCAAGGGCGCCGACGTTGAATTTATGGGAAAAGGTCGAGACTTATTCATGCGATTGTTTTTCACTTATTCAAAGTACGAGTTCTTTGAATTTATTGTTGTAGACCAAGAAACTGTAGCTACCCATGTCTGGCTAGATCAAGGAAAGAAGCCAGTAATTAAGAAGTACGAAAATGGCGTACTTACAAAAGAAGACCTGTTTGAGAAAGAGGGTGAATTTATCGATGCGAGTATGGTTCAAGTTATAAATCCAGAACCAAAAACTGACATCCCGAATGAGCGTACATTGGTCACGCTAAGATGTCCGAATGCTCTAGGTGGCAACGGGCGTTGTTCTGGTGACCCATCTAAATGGAGATGTTTGAAATGCAAACGGTTTGTCGAGTATCTCACAGCGTCTAAACTCTTTTACTGCAAATGTGGAGTGTCAAGTCCTCAAGATTCAAAGTTTCGTTGCAATGACTCTCGACACGGTATGGACTTTGTGGGATATCCGAAGGTCTTGCTGGAGGACGACCTTTCCCAATTGGAAGCAATGAAAGAGATGAACATCCTCATTCTAGGTGAAACAGGAGTGGGTAAATCCACCTGGATCAACGGCATTCAAAACTACTTGTCATTTAACAGTCTACATGAAGCAATGAACTCAATAGACTTTCCGGTTTTGATTCCATCATCGTTCACCTTAACCCAAGATGGTGAGCAAAGACAAATTAAGATAGGGAGAGACGATTCGAATGAGGTGCGTGAAACTGGAAAATCAGCAACAAAGGAACCGCGGTCTTATGTCTTCACCGTTGGCGACAGACGAGTGCGATTGATTGACACACCAGGAATAGGTGATGTAGATGGTTATGAGCAGGATGATATCAATATGAAGAGTATATTGTCTCACCTTACATCCTACTCTCAGATACATGCGATATGCATACTTCTGAAGCCAAATAATGCAAGGCTCACTGTAGTGTTTCGATTTTGCATCCAAGAACTGCTTGTTCAACTGCACAAATCAGCCAAGAACAACATCGTGTTCTGTTTTACGAACGCTCGCCAGACTTTCTACCAGCCAGGTGATACACTACCAGTTCTTAACGAAGAGCTTAGAAAGAAAAACGTCGGTATTCTGGCAACGAAGGATAAATACTTTTGTTTCGATAACGAACCTTTTCGATTCCTTGCCTGCATTAAGAACGGTATCACGTTCGGCGAGGCAGAAATCGCCACCTACTCGTCCAGTTGGGACAAATCGGTGGAGGAAACAGACCGTCTCCTACAGTACGTTGATTGTCAACTTAAGCCTCATAGAGTGAGAGATACTGTGGGCATGAATGAAGCTAGGAGAATCATCATAGCAATGAGTAAACCCTTAGCAGAAGTAGCCAAtacaatcaatcacaatattgATGCAGCAAGAGAAACAAAAGCTAAAATCGCTCTTGCAGATAATGAAATTAGTTCTTTGACAGCAGACCTCAAATTCAAAGGATACGATATAGAACGAGAGGAGGTAGGCTATCCAAAGACAGTTTGCGCTGCCTCTGAGTGCGTCACCTACATGCCTGTTGGCCGGTCAAAGGTGCACAACACAGTGTACAAGACCGTATGCCATTCCCACTGTCGTTTAAAGGGTGTCCCAATCGAAACAACCGGCAATCCAAAACTTGCTGAATGTTGGGCCATGACAGACGAATACTGCCGTGAATGTAGACACAGTTACAAGCAGCATATGCACCTGACCTACGAAATCGTAATAACAGAAAAGGAATTCCTATCTTCGAAGGTTCaacatcaaattaataaaattcgaGACAAAAAATCCAGGAGACAAGCAATGGTAGatgaaatcaacaaaaaagttaAGGAACTGaaagaagaacaagaaattATAATGGAAACTGGTGCCAAGTTTGGCTCTTTCCTAAAGGCAAATGCTTTAATCACCTACAACGATGCCGTAGATGAATATCTGGAAATGTGCATAAAGCAAGAAAAGGCAAAACCAGTCAGATTCCAAAAAGAAGGTGTGCTGCAAAATCTGGAAACAACCAAAAGAGAATACAACAAACGGAGAGAGATACTGGACAGCGCTCTTACAGACGGAGCCAGTGAAAATATCAAGACAGCGCAACAGGTTAAAGAGCTTCAGGAAGAGCTATTTAAGCTTACACATTTCGGACCCAAACTGGAGGAATTCTTTGAAGAAATTTCTGTCATGCACACATCAAAAACCATGACCAACGAGGAAACAATTGTATCAACAACAAAGAGAGTGGCTGAACGGCAGGGGAGGCATGAGCATGAAAGTAGTCAGAAACCCAAAGGTTTTTTACATGCTTTTTCTCGTTGGTTCTATTGGCGATAATCGGATGCCCAAAATAGGAAGGGGTATGACCTAGAAAGTCAATAGCGCAAACGAGAAAGCGAGGTGATCGCGGTTAAATTGTTTTCAATAATTAGTTCAATAACAATACATTGATTAGCGATAACGTGTAGGGGATCATAATGGTATTTTTCTCTCCCAAAGCGATAAATTGTATTCCTCTCTTTCCCCCCAACAGAAGCCGCTCTTGATTCAAAGCAGGATACTGCTAATCATGAGTAATACTAGCGATAGAACGCCGCGCCGGCTATATCATGTGTATGGATATTCTGAGTACATTCCTGGGAGGTTCGAAGTACATACTTTAAAAATCTGTCTGAATTCGAGTGCAATCCAAGTATTCCGGTTAATTCTTGTGGCCAGCGCAAAGGGTTTGCTCTTGCTCGAAACTTTCGAAAATCATTCGAGCTAGAGATATATCGCACAGCATTCGAAgttcattctcttttttaatGCATTACGAAGTTCGAACGAACGGGATTCCAAATATTCAAACAACGCTCGAAACATTCTAATTGCAGAAAACGAATCCCGATTGACATGATTGGTGAGTCGCCTGGTTATCATAACGTACCGCGAAGTAAAGAAAGTAGCCAATGTAAACACCACAGACCACTGCCATGGAGGGGGCAGAGGTAATCTAGTCCACCAAAACCCTT comes from the Lytechinus variegatus isolate NC3 chromosome 9, Lvar_3.0, whole genome shotgun sequence genome and includes:
- the LOC121421263 gene encoding uncharacterized protein LOC121421263, whose product is MAESSVTVTRASLGRKAQLGGLYDIRTEKFLNETLFVSKPEDNMVETRDIAKTEIEMTGSDSLQEKCQKLDVEDALQLSVAVGMVELSGSGAFLRDERRSAKTQSKSLIYKLSTVNEEVAINQNRDIIDMDILSDPNTPATHVVVGIDWGAQCTVTCEYENIENDDVSAVRADVGVELGNLRDILLAQGATSVYVDDRKGEVKSGRLSYKCRADVLITNENSPHTFEGALGLAKSLPALVKNTSDGNGVPLKYYLLPVETIRKKFNVKATENMMIYKEVDECTNQKIALVLEKIKERSQKIYDIYHDIKLNRALLSDEILRRIDMVWGDSLFVQESRFKTDLQEIVKRMRLGEDKSSVLEKFLSKVDSEELSALKYEEEFGPCLKKVRVIRSMLSKGIKYVGRNDELVLYAKENTFVFYIPKGADVEFMGKGRDLFMRLFFTYSKYEFFEFIVVDQETVATHVWLDQGKKPVIKKYENGVLTKEDLFEKEGEFIDASMVQVINPEPKTDIPNERTLVTLRCPNALGGNGRCSGDPSKWRCLKCKRFVEYLTASKLFYCKCGVSSPQDSKFRCNDSRHGMDFVGYPKVLLEDDLSQLEAMKEMNILILGETGVGKSTWINGIQNYLSFNSLHEAMNSIDFPVLIPSSFTLTQDGEQRQIKIGRDDSNEVRETGKSATKEPRSYVFTVGDRRVRLIDTPGIGDVDGYEQDDINMKSILSHLTSYSQIHAICILLKPNNARLTVVFRFCIQELLVQLHKSAKNNIVFCFTNARQTFYQPGDTLPVLNEELRKKNVGILATKDKYFCFDNEPFRFLACIKNGITFGEAEIATYSSSWDKSVEETDRLLQYVDCQLKPHRVRDTVGMNEARRIIIAMSKPLAEVANTINHNIDAARETKAKIALADNEISSLTADLKFKGYDIEREEVGYPKTVCAASECVTYMPVGRSKVHNTVYKTVCHSHCRLKGVPIETTGNPKLAECWAMTDEYCRECRHSYKQHMHLTYEIVITEKEFLSSKVQHQINKIRDKKSRRQAMVDEINKKVKELKEEQEIIMETGAKFGSFLKANALITYNDAVDEYLEMCIKQEKAKPVRFQKEGVLQNLETTKREYNKRREILDSALTDGASENIKTAQQVKELQEELFKLTHFGPKLEEFFEEISVMHTSKTMTNEETIVSTTKRVAERQGRHEHESSQKPKGFLHAFSRWFYWR